ACGAAGGCGCTCATATCTTATTGGACGACGGTCTGCTGGAGCTTGAGGTACTGAAGATTTCAGATACTGACATAGAGTGCAAGGTTATCCGCGGCGGCGATTTGTCTGAGAAAAAGGGGATTAATGTCCCGAATGCAAGATTATCCATCAAAAGCCTTACAGATAAGGACAAGGAAGACATGCTTATAGGGATTAATGAGCATGTAGATTTTATTGCAATATCATTTATCAGGGATGCTGAGGACGTACAATCGGTAAAAAATATCCTGAAGATGGAGGGTGCATCTATCCCTGTAATAGCCAAGATTGAGATGCCGGAGGCAATAGACAACCTCGAAGAAATACTGAAGGTATCAGATGGGATAATGGTAGCAAGGGGAGACCTTGGCGTTGAAATATCTCCTGAAAAGGTGCCTATATACCAGAAGATGATAATAAGGCGTTGTAATGAGGAGGCTATACCGGTTATTACTGCAACCCAGATGCTGGAGTCAATGATACAACATCCGAGGCCTACAAGGGCAGAGGCATCGGATGTTGCTAATGCAATTGTTGACGGGACTGATGCAATAATGCTGTCAGGAGAAACGGCCGTAGGCAAGTATCCTGTTGAGGCCGTTGAGATGATGAAAAGGATTGCTTTTGCAACAGAGGACAACCTGCTCGATTCCATAAGACCCGACCCTGAACAGATTAAAGTTAAAGGTGACCCTGAACACGCAGTTGCCCATGCTGTTTATTACACTGCAATGGATATAAAGGCAAAGGCCATAGTTGCCTTAACAAAGACAGGCGGGACTGCAGGTATTATATCCAAGTATCGCCCTGATATTCCTGTGATAGGCATTACACACACAGAACCGATTCTGAGGAGGCTCTCACTTTACTGGGGTGTTAAAGGTGTCATGGTTGAGGCTATAGATAACACGGATGTCATGATTGATATTGTTGAAAAGAAACTGTTACAGGAAAAACTCGTTGAAAAAGGAGATACCATAATCATCACCTTTGGCGTCCCGATGGGCGTGGCAGGATCTACAAATATGTTGATGATACACCATATAAAATAGTGAATAGTAAATAGTGAGCAGTAAGCAGTGAATAGTAAGCAGTAAAGGAAGTCTTGATCTGCTAACTGCTTACCGCTTACTGCTTACTTTGAGGTTATTTTCGGGTGAACTCCTATGAACCGAGGGTTCACAAAGGGCCATGAAAACCCCACCCTCACCCGGACCCTCTCCCTGAGGGAGAGGGTGCTTAGTTTTTATCCCCTCCCCTTCAAGGGGAGGGTTAGGGTGGGGATGGGGTTGATTTTCGGATGAACCGACATGAGCCTTCGGCTCACAAAGGATGATGAAAATGAGGCCCCCTCACCCGTGCCCCCCTCCTGCCTCCCCCCGCAAAGGAGGGGGGAGGAATTTGGTAGGAATTTTATTGCAGCTCTCCCGCCGGGCGGAGAGGGTACATGGTTTTATTCCCCCTCCCTTGACGGGAGGGGGTTAGGGGGAGGGTGAACTATGGAGATTTTCGGGTGAACCGTCATGAAACGGGGTTTCACAAAGGGACATGAAAATCAGCGGGACAAGAATGTCCCACCTATCCTCATAGATTTGGATAGGCGGGGTTTTCTTACCCCGCCGGAGGTATTTTCGATTGAAAAATAAGCGTGTAATTGTACTAATCCTTATAGTGATTTTCATAGTCGTAGCTCTTACTTATACCCGATGGAACGGCTCTGTTAAAAAGGGGCTTGCTATCGAGGCAACGGGTATGATTGAGGCATTGGAAGTTGATATAAGCCCTAAGATTCCGGAGAGGATAGAGTGGTTATGCTGTAAGGAAGGGGACAGGACAACTAAGGGGATGATATTAGTACGCCTTGACAAGAGGGAGATTACAGCAAAAGCAGATGAGATAAATGCAATGTTAAAGGGTGCAGAGGCAGGATACAATGTATCACTCTCTAATTATGAAAATGCAGAGACAAAGATTGAACGGGCAAATGCAGAGATTAAGGCCGCTGAATATGAGATAGAAAGGGCAACAGCGCTTTTTGAGGATGCAAGGGATAATTTCAATCGTATCACAGAACTGTTTAAACAAGGCTATGCTGCAAAGAAAGACCTCGACACAGTAAAGACAGCATACAATGCTACTAATGCCCAGCTTAATGCTGCATTATCAAAGAAGCATAGTTTAGAGGCCGACCGTTCGGCTGCAGGTGCAAACCTGAAGACATCTACTGCACAGGTAACATCAGCAAGGGTCAATATTAAAGAGGCCGAGGCACGGCTCAGGCTTGCAGGTCTACAGATAAAAGACACGGAAGTATCCTCACCTATAGACGGGGTAGTAGCATACAAATATTTTGAAGAAGGGGAAATGGCATCACCCGGAAAGACAATACTTACAATATATGACACAAAAAACTTATGGGCAAGAATAGATATAGAAGAAACCAATATAGGGAAAATCAGGCTCGGTGAAAAGGCCGTCATTACAGCAGAGTCAGTACAAAACAAAACCTTTGACGGTGAAGTAACAGAGATAAGCAGAGAGGCTGAGTTTGCCACACAGAGAGACGTAACCAGAGGCAGGCAGGATATAAAAACCTTCAGAATAAAAACGGCAATAAAAGATAATGAAGGAGAATTAAAACCCGGGATGACTGTAAGAGTCAGATTTGAATCAGTAAATGGTAAATGGTGAATAGTGAATGGTGAATGGTGAGGAAACACCCATCACCCATTACCTATAACCTATTACCTGTTACCTGTTTTTAATATGTATGCAATAGAAGTCAACAATCTATTAAAGAAATATGGCTCCTTCACAGCGCTGAAGGGTGTCTCTTTTTCAATTAATCAGGGGGAATGTTTCGGGCTTCTCGGCCCGAATGGCGCCGGAAAAACAACCCTGATAAGAATTCTCACAACACTGCTAAAATCCACATCCGGTAAGGCAAATATGCTGGGGATTGAGGTAGGAAAAGATAATACAGCAGTAAGGAGATTAATCGGGGTTGTCCCTCAGGCCATGACAAGCGATTTAGACCTGACAGGCTGGGAGAACATGGACATATATGCCAGATTTTATAGTATGCCCAAAAAGGATAGAAAGGTCAGGATTGATTATTTGCTGGAAAGGGTCGGGCTATCAGAGAGAAAGAATGACCTTGTTGCAGCATACTCCGGCGGTATGAGAAGGAGGCTTGAGATTGCAAAGGGGCTTGTACACAAGCCGGCCATATTAATCCTCGATGAACCGACTATCGGATTAGACCCGCAGAGCAGGCACGCAGTCTGGGACCTTCTTATAAATCTTCGTAAAGAAGATACCCTGACTATTCTACTGACAACACACTATATGGAAGAGGCAGAGTTTTTATGTGAACGGATTGCCATAATAGACCATGGAGAGATTGTGGCCATAGATACTTTAGAGGGGTTGAAAAAGGTTATCCCCACAAAAGATATAGTTGAAATCTCTGTTGCCGGAAAGACAGAGGACACAATTATTGAAGATATTAAGACCCTGCCGAACGTACAATCAGTAATATCTTCAGAAGGGAAATTAAGGATTTCAGTTGAAAATGGTGCACAGGCCATTCCATTACTTTTAGACAAAATAGAAAAATCAGGCGGCAAGGCAAATTCTATATTGCTGAAACAACAGACATTAGAAGATGTGTTTATCCATTTCACCGGCAGACCCATAAGGGAAGAAGAGGCAAGGAAGGTGAGCTTCCTGATAGGTGCGGGGATCCCGCAAAAGTGGGGAAGATGAAGATAATATCAAAAATCAAAATGCAAAAATCAAATATACAAATCAAAAAATAATTGCATGGCTTCATATTATTTTTAATTTTTGATTTTTAATTTTTAATATAACTTATGACCCGTTTATTTGCAGTTGTTGAAAGAGACCTTAGGAGATTTATAAGGAATCCCCTTGTAATCATGTCCAGTATCATAATGCCCTTATTATATCTGGTGATCCTCGGGAGTTCATTTCAGGGTGCATTGAAAAATCTCCCGCTTGCTGTCGTAAACATGGACAACGGGCCGTATTCTCTTCGTGTAATTGAACGCCTTCAGGCAATTGAGGAAGGCCCGAGGTATGTGCAGGTATTCAGGGAAAGTGACCAGGGAAGGGCAATTGAAGGTATTAAGAACGGAAAATATAAAGCTGCATTGATCATGCCTCATGATTTCAGCAGGAATATAATAAAAGGCAAGGGCGGCGAGATTGGACTCTTCCTTGATAATACTGAGACCATATCTTCTGAAACAATCCGGAATGCTGCACTTGGCGGATTATCCTCGATTGAGGTAAGGTTTGTACCGGTCAGAGAGAAACATGAAAGCGCTATTGTACGTTACATTGAATTATATAAAAAGGTTGATTATGACCAGTCTCTTATACCCGGTATTGTTATCATGGCTATTTTCCTTGGCTCGCTTACCACAGGCGCCTTTAACACAGTGATGGACAAATTTCTCGGTCTTGATGAGAGTTACCTGCTTACACCGCTGTCAAAAAGAGATATCGTATTGGGACTTGTAATAAGCGGGGTTATCATCACCACCACAATTGCAGTCACAGTCCTTTTTTTAGGCTCCCTGATATCCGGGATTCATATATGGAGTACGTTATCTCCCTCTGCCCTGCTATCGGCAGTTACAATTATTATCCTATCCACGTTGGGTTTATTAGGTATGATGTTTGTAATACTAGGACGTGCCAATCACCCCAGGGTAGTCGGCGTACTCGGCGGCTTCCTGAATGTTATATTCTTCTTTCCGAGCGGCGCCATCTATCCTATAGAGAGCTTCCCCGCATGGCTAAAGACATTTGCCAAAGTAAACCCGGAGACTTACGCTGTTCATGCCCTCAGGATTATACTGTTCAAAGGAGCAAGCCTTACTGCCATTCATGGAGACTTCCTGTTTCTTGTATGCTTTGCCATAATAACATTAACCATCGCAACTTTTACTTATAAAAGAGAATTATAGCAAATGCGGAGTGTCCATCTTAACTTCTTACTTCTTACTTCTTGTTTCTTACTTCTTCTTAATTCTGCATGCTCTCAGCCCTTACACATCTACAAACGTTCCCAGCTTCTGATGGGGACAATTGTTGAGATTACGGTTGCGGCAGAGAATGAAAAAAAGGCAGATGATGCCATCACTTCCGGTTTTCAGGAGATACGGCGGCTTGAAGAGATAATGAGCACGTATAAACCTGAATCTGACATTTCACAAGTAAATGCCTCTGCGGGTATTAAACCGGTGAAAGTAGATAAAGACCTCATCATTATTGTTAGAAAGGCTCTCGGATTTGCTGAACTATCCGGAGGGGCATTTAACATAGCCATCGGGCCTGCAATAGACTTGTGGAAGGTCACAGAGTCAGACAGGATACCTTCAAATAGAGAATTGGATTCCGTACGGCCTTTGATTGATTATAAAAATATTATAGTGAATGAGACAGCAGAAACAATCTTTTTAAAAAAGAAGGGGATGAGGATAAATCTCGGCGGCATCGGCAAAGGATTTGCCGCTGACTATGCCTTGAATATACTAAAAAAACACGGCATAAATTCAGGGATTATTGCTGTTGCAGGAGACCTGAAAGTATTCGGTAAAAAAACTGACGGTACTCTATGGAATATCGGCATCACACATCCCCGAAAAATATCAGGAGGGACAAATGACACACTGGCAAAGGTACACTTTACAGATATGTCAATATCAACATCAGGAGACTATGAGCGATTTTTTATGAAGAATGGGAAACGATATCACCATATCTTATCCCCTGAGACACTCCATCCTTCTGTAGGATTCC
This region of Nitrospirota bacterium genomic DNA includes:
- the pyk gene encoding pyruvate kinase codes for the protein MECRTKVIATLGPASNMPEVIEELIKAGMDIARLNFSHGSAEDHRRVINNVRTASKKAGRDIGILLDLQGPKIRIGKIENRVITLEEGRNIIITTRDVPGNNKEVSTNYEGLPADLNEGAHILLDDGLLELEVLKISDTDIECKVIRGGDLSEKKGINVPNARLSIKSLTDKDKEDMLIGINEHVDFIAISFIRDAEDVQSVKNILKMEGASIPVIAKIEMPEAIDNLEEILKVSDGIMVARGDLGVEISPEKVPIYQKMIIRRCNEEAIPVITATQMLESMIQHPRPTRAEASDVANAIVDGTDAIMLSGETAVGKYPVEAVEMMKRIAFATEDNLLDSIRPDPEQIKVKGDPEHAVAHAVYYTAMDIKAKAIVALTKTGGTAGIISKYRPDIPVIGITHTEPILRRLSLYWGVKGVMVEAIDNTDVMIDIVEKKLLQEKLVEKGDTIIITFGVPMGVAGSTNMLMIHHIK
- a CDS encoding efflux RND transporter periplasmic adaptor subunit, with translation MKNKRVIVLILIVIFIVVALTYTRWNGSVKKGLAIEATGMIEALEVDISPKIPERIEWLCCKEGDRTTKGMILVRLDKREITAKADEINAMLKGAEAGYNVSLSNYENAETKIERANAEIKAAEYEIERATALFEDARDNFNRITELFKQGYAAKKDLDTVKTAYNATNAQLNAALSKKHSLEADRSAAGANLKTSTAQVTSARVNIKEAEARLRLAGLQIKDTEVSSPIDGVVAYKYFEEGEMASPGKTILTIYDTKNLWARIDIEETNIGKIRLGEKAVITAESVQNKTFDGEVTEISREAEFATQRDVTRGRQDIKTFRIKTAIKDNEGELKPGMTVRVRFESVNGKW
- a CDS encoding ATP-binding cassette domain-containing protein, with amino-acid sequence MYAIEVNNLLKKYGSFTALKGVSFSINQGECFGLLGPNGAGKTTLIRILTTLLKSTSGKANMLGIEVGKDNTAVRRLIGVVPQAMTSDLDLTGWENMDIYARFYSMPKKDRKVRIDYLLERVGLSERKNDLVAAYSGGMRRRLEIAKGLVHKPAILILDEPTIGLDPQSRHAVWDLLINLRKEDTLTILLTTHYMEEAEFLCERIAIIDHGEIVAIDTLEGLKKVIPTKDIVEISVAGKTEDTIIEDIKTLPNVQSVISSEGKLRISVENGAQAIPLLLDKIEKSGGKANSILLKQQTLEDVFIHFTGRPIREEEARKVSFLIGAGIPQKWGR
- a CDS encoding ABC transporter permease; protein product: MTRLFAVVERDLRRFIRNPLVIMSSIIMPLLYLVILGSSFQGALKNLPLAVVNMDNGPYSLRVIERLQAIEEGPRYVQVFRESDQGRAIEGIKNGKYKAALIMPHDFSRNIIKGKGGEIGLFLDNTETISSETIRNAALGGLSSIEVRFVPVREKHESAIVRYIELYKKVDYDQSLIPGIVIMAIFLGSLTTGAFNTVMDKFLGLDESYLLTPLSKRDIVLGLVISGVIITTTIAVTVLFLGSLISGIHIWSTLSPSALLSAVTIIILSTLGLLGMMFVILGRANHPRVVGVLGGFLNVIFFFPSGAIYPIESFPAWLKTFAKVNPETYAVHALRIILFKGASLTAIHGDFLFLVCFAIITLTIATFTYKREL
- a CDS encoding FAD:protein FMN transferase, with protein sequence MGTIVEITVAAENEKKADDAITSGFQEIRRLEEIMSTYKPESDISQVNASAGIKPVKVDKDLIIIVRKALGFAELSGGAFNIAIGPAIDLWKVTESDRIPSNRELDSVRPLIDYKNIIVNETAETIFLKKKGMRINLGGIGKGFAADYALNILKKHGINSGIIAVAGDLKVFGKKTDGTLWNIGITHPRKISGGTNDTLAKVHFTDMSISTSGDYERFFMKNGKRYHHILSPETLHPSVGFQSVSIIAKDSTTTDALSTAIFAMGPEKGIKLLESLPEIYGITVLEDGRIKMSSNLAGNNKLRVELLQ